The Primulina huaijiensis isolate GDHJ02 chromosome 18, ASM1229523v2, whole genome shotgun sequence DNA window atttgTTCATTGTCTAGTGGAGTTGAAAATTAGAATGAGAAAACTAAACTGATTCTAGCTTTCAATCAGATGTGAATGATTTGAAATCAATATTTAGATTTATATTCATTGTCAGTAGTGGTGGTGTATCCTGGAAGGGTTCCGAACAAGACACCCGACCGACGATTTCGGATAAGAATAAATCTAGCAAGAGGACTAGATCAAGTTATAACATTACAACAAAAACGCCAAAATATGTTGTCTATGTGGAGAAAAAAGTGTTGTCATAAGCACTGTTGTTAAAAATCCGCTTAAAGACAATGGATAAAAACCGATGTTTTTTCTGTAAAAAGCAACTGTTTTTATCCATTGCAAAACCGTTGTTTTTGAACGAACTTTTAATAACACTACTAACAACAACGCTTTTTTACACATatacaacggataaaatccgttgtttTTTAATCTAAGACAACGTTTTTGCAGCAGATTAAAAACAAtgtcttttttaaattttagaatttttttttgttttttacctattaattaatctattatttaaaaatatattttgaatataaaatgtataaaaatgtaaaaaataatctaaaaataaaaattattattataaccaacaaatataaacaataactattttaaatatcaatCAACATATGTATATCTTACAACTGCTAAGTATGCATGATTAACAAAAgacaataaaaatcataaacataacaaaaaatttaattctaGAACATATTCTCCTACTTCACTCTTTTGAAGAAGCATACTTTTTATTTTCCAACTTGTGATTGACCAAAATTGCTGCATCCGGTTTCACGTATTCGTTCAAAAGAAACGAAAGAACctaaaaccaacaaaagaaaaatcacGACATGAAATAATCTATCAGAAAACGCATTTGTTAATTATAACCCAACATATACAAATAACACATATTAATGCCCATCATGTAGAGCAGTGTCCCAAGCATTCCTGGAGGCATAATAAATCCTTACAGCCAAAATCAAACCTTAAGGACCACATCTTCACATCCACTTCCCAAACCAACTCATAAGCTAAAAAATAAAGCAATACACAACTTTATCAAATATCAAATGAAGAGAAAATAAGAAATACAGATaataaaaacttgaaaaaaaatAGAGTGAAGGAGGTAAACTTTCCGAAAATTACCTTTGTATAGCTTCGCCATGGCCATTATTCCTGATGCATTAGTGAGGAAACAAAAGCTTCAAGCAGCCTGAGTTTAAATATGGAGGTACAGCAAGTCGATGACCATAATATACCTGGAAATTAATTGAGATTAACCATTGCCagaaaatccttaaacatttatTATAAGAAACTTTTTACACCATTAACCACAATTTGAAGAAAATGAATTTATGGCTAGAGCAGATACCTACATTGCAGCCTGCTACAAGGAAAACTCGATCCTAAACATGTTGATACATGGAACTCTTGGAAAAAAAGAGTATACCGTAAATATAGAGAATTGCAAATTCGAGATAAATACCAGAAAAGCACATTTTGATGTATGGAGCATATTTGCATGAAGAAATAGATTATACCTGTGGAGATAAAACTTAACATTTCAAATACTATGGAACAAAGTCACATGCAAATAATAAAAACCAAATCAAGcaactataaaataaaaaacagagAATGTAATCTCTAATACAAATCAATATCGGTAAACTCAAATTAAAACAACCAATAGTTTCAAGTAAACAAATCCAGATATAGAGCactgaaaaaaaataatctaaaCTGATCaccagaaaaaaaaatcaccatAAAAGTGATTTAAAACCGAATTAAATCACTAGATTATCAACTTTTCTTCCAACTTTTATTTAACCTAATCCTAAGCATGCTAGTAATACATCATCAATGGCACATTTATTGTTAGTGGCAGCTGGAAAATAATGGAATTCATTATCATCAAATGATTTTCCATTAACAATATTAAAAAAGAACCAGGCACtgtcatgcataaaaatattccATGTCGATGTTGCCTATTTCATAAGTTCCATGCAGaatttttcatcatttaatgGAGGTAAAGAAGTTGAATTTACACCAATAGGAACACAAACAAGTTGTTTTATTTTGTCTTTAAGCTTTTTCTTAGCCTACAAACATTTACGACAAATGGATAAATGACGTTTCAGATGTGCTGtcatctattatttaatttgtaagGATCATGGGTcattaggctgaaccaacatTGGCCTCGGCCCATATTACATATACACCACTACTGGTCATGGGTCATTAGGATGGTCCAATATGAGCCCTAACACTTGAACCTAAGACTTCTAGGCTTAAGTACCTAGATTCCTAAAATATTGGTACTAGTTGGGCTTAACCTGATGACCATACTTTTTCCGCACATCACGTTCATGAATTAGGAGAAACcatgaatatttttatatactttCGTTTTTATATGTTTGATGGTTGTCAGGACTTTGCAGGTGTTTGGTGTTAACTCTTTTAAACAGTAGTTTAGGAGTTTGTaatatttaaagatttttaaattcAGTATCTTTATTCAGTAGTGAATGACTATTTTTTTAGTTGCATGTGTTgagttattttcgaaaattagtttttgtaaaaaaaaaaaatttcctagcagtattttaagtagtagatgTTTCATATAAACTAAGAaatatgatgaaattatagAGAGAACAATGAATAACATCAACTCTAATTATGCTGTTATGAATTTGAACAATGTTTTTACAAGAAGAATGGAAGAACATGTTGAAGATTAAAGCTATTTGACTACTGAAAATTGAAATACACAGGTAAATGATTGAGAGAATTTTGCAGAAGCTTTGCGGTAactttttgttgattttttgtCGAGAGCCTCTTCTGATAATTCCTTCTTGTTTTACTTCAACTTTTTCCAGCAGTTTGGCCATCTTCCACGATTGTTCACCGTGGATAGTGAAACAACTCCTCTTATCGTAGTCATCAACAGATTCCTTCATGGGCTTGGCAATTAGGCTTTTACATTAGATGTACTTTGCTATGGGCTTTGTAGAATTCGGGTCAAGATCCGTCCCGTAAGCTTCCTACTTAATTTTCGTGAGGAATCGGATTGGGTCGAGAGTTCCAGTGTTTTTGCTTGCCGGACTTCACATTTACCTTGATAATATGTATCGTATGCGTTGTCCATTAGTTTACTAAATAAGCGGACACCGCAGCTCAAATGTCACTCTCCAACAATATACAAATCATATATTCCcgatttccaaaaaaaataataataatcccaAAACATTATTGCATTTCTGTAAATTCGATGTTCCATTGGTCAACATTTTTCTGGTTTCTTTAAATAATCATTTGGAATTCTAAGTGGATCCATAAAAACTCGTGTGGATTTGACGCAAAAAAAAATAGGTAAAATCTCTCtgtgattttgaattttgatgggATGAGATTGAATTATCTGCTGCTGCTGCTTTGATTGTGTTAATAAAAGTAGTAGTATTAGTATAAGGTAGAAAatgggatttggatttggatttgttGTTGCTTAATTAATGCTCTGTTTGTTCCATAATTTGATAAGAATGTAGATTGTTGCTTAGTATGGCACACTTGTGTTTGGTTTCTGGACTTATAGAGAAATGTGTTGGAACTTTTCTTTGTTGTGTATGGGTTTCGATTTTACGGATTTAAGTGATTTTGGAATTCTTGATTTGAGATCCATCTTGCTTTTGTGATTGTTTCTAACATGAGAATTACGATTACAGTGGATTTCAAATGGGATATTGTTCGAAATCCAAATTTCAGTTATCTTCCTCGTATCAAATAATTCTATCTGGAATTCAAATCCATTTTATTTTGGTACGAGAATTACAGTtgcaatggatttaaaatgGAGCGAATGTCTATGCCATTTGAAACATTTCCCAAATCAAATGGTTCAATACGATAGCGCAAGTTTTTGTTTGCCAAACTTGTAAGGATTCTTCTCTCTTTGTCTGTGCTTTTTGTCCTGTTTCATCAAATCTGCTCATAACCTACAATAGCTACCGGCTTCACGTTTCCAATAGAATATTGTTCAAAATGGTTTACTAATACCCATGAGATGTCTTAGTTTAGATGTTAAGATAGAGAACATAACTGCAGCGAGTATGATGATTGCACAGATGAGAAAATTAGCAAAACATAGATGTTTGCAGAATCATGCTTGCTACTTGCTTTTTTGGATTGCGAAATAAGAGTCAAATGGAATTCTCAGCTATGATTACATATTCTAAATCTGGGTTGTAAGTTTGTTGTAGGAAATTTAAATTCCGTgtcacatgaaaaaaaaaagtatttactTTCTGGCCTTTTCCACATTCATAATCTAGTCACTGTtaagaaattcaaattttagttggagggaAATGAGATGGAGATTAATTGTAGTGATATGGAAGATTAGTTTTAAATCCAGTGGTAGTAAAGTTTCGATGTTGTAATCTCATCAACTTCTGGCAAATATCTATTCCATTTCCATCAACCCCGCGCGAGCTTAGGCATTCATTTCCTGGTTCAGTTGCAGCGAGAATGTTGTGGAGGAGTTCTTGGTGGCATTAGCTTCATCAATGTGCCAGGCCTAAGTTTAGATATTGGAAGATTTGGTCAAGACTATAACATTTGCTAGatctagaaattttttattttgatatgatatagGTCACTCCTTCTCTGTGATTTCAGCATATATAATCTTGCATCagattttcttcttcatatataacATCTGCTAGatctagaaattttttattttgataaaaaagTTGATCGATCATTTACCCAACTTCACTTTGATTGATGAAAACTGTGATGTATCCATGAATTTTTTctagtttttcttttaattaagAGTATCGGATTGAATCTTATTGATAAATTTTCTCAATTGAATCAGAAAATTTGATGATTTGGGGGCAACTTTttatgtatttcatgtttcaaatGAAATCACCTTATCTTCAAggtaattttcttataaattggatAGATTTTTGTGGGTTGCTGCTCTTATCCAATTTTAGGTGAAATACAATTAAATTCATTTAAATCTTGTTTTGTTTGGCCGACTTTAATGCTTCCCATCCAAAGTCCAAATTCGCAGCCTCTCCACAACTACCTTGCAGCATCGTTTCCCTTCTCCATTCCATAAATGCCCGGCCCCCCCTCCCTTTTCaaatattcttcttcttcttctttgggTTTCGCCTGCTTCTCCTCTTATACTTCTGGCACGAGTgatgatttaatatttttaacgaGATGTTTACATTTGatgtaatattttattataatctttATCCGTATTTGTTGAACCGGAGTATATTTCACATTGTTCAGTGTTAAATGAACTGTCCCAGCATGTTTGTCTGATTTGCTCCTGTtatgatcatattttaaatatcaaccTGATTCTTTCTAGTTATTATAGAGATTACGGTTCGGCAATTTATATTCTCTTTGTTTTTTTGTCATTGATCGCAGATACAAGCTTCACGATGTATGAACTTTTGCATAGATTTTGACTAGTTCTTTGTTCTCCTACAAGCTTAAGGTGGAAAAATAATCTAAAGCTTACAGATTTTGCTTGTGTTGTGGCCGAAGGTTGAAGATTCACCAGATAATGATGGAAATTAGCAAGTCCCTCAATTCCGACAAAGGATTAAAGCATTTCCCTTTGACCCCTTTTAGGATTTTTAGGGGTCTTCTATGTTTAGCAGTTTACATTTCAACTGCGTTTATGTTCTTAGTTTATTTTGTGCCCCCGGCCGCTGTAGTCGCACGCCTATTTAGTGTACATTACAGTAGGAAATTAGTAACCTTCCTCTTTGGTCTTTGGCTTGGTCTGTGGCCATTCTTATTTGAAAAGATAAACAAGGTTAAAGTAATATTTTCGGGTGAGAAAGCTCCGTTAGAGAAGAATGTTTTGATTATAGCCAATCACAGAACTGAGGTAGACTGGATGTATCTGTGGAATCTAGCTCTGCGAAAAGGGTGCTTGGGCTACATCAGATATGTTCTCAAGAGCAGTTTGATGAAACTGCCAATCCTTGGCTGGGGATTTCACGTTTTCGAGTTCATTCCGGTGGAGAGAAAGTGGGAGGTTGATGAACAGGTGATGCGCCAAATGCTTTCTACATTTACCAATGGTCAGGATCCACTCTGGCTTGTAGTCTTTCCTGAAGGAACCGATTTTACGTAAAACCTCATCATTCCTTTGTCTTTCTACACATTTATTCAATGCCCCTTTAGTACGTCTTTCCGAATTCTATGAAATGAATTGTTTGGTAATCTTCGGGCACCATCTCTTTGTATATTTTAGAGTAAGCGTTTGCCTCCGGGCTATATAACATTCAACTTGCAATTTTTACACAGCGATGAGAAATGCAGAAAAAGTCAAAAGTTTGCTATTGAGAATGGATTACCAGTTCTGAAGAATGTGTTACTACCAAAGACAAGAGGTTTGAATACTTCCTTGGAGATCTTGAAGGGTTCTCTAGATGCAGGTACTGCCCTTCTTTGTACTTTTGGTTAGTAATTTAAAAAGCTTATCCATTTTTCTAGCCAGTGATGTTAATAATCATTATTGGGTTAGTTATATTAACTCTGCTGTTCGGTTTATTTACTAACTCCCAAAAATTTGACTAAATAGAACACCGCCCTTGCCCTTGCCCTTGCCCTTGCCCTCACTTAGATTACCCAACAGAGCATATTCCCTTTTAGCACGTCATGCAATTATACAAACATTAGTTGTCAAGGGCACAAGGCACACAAGGGCCCTGGAGCTTTTCTTACACTAAGAATCCccaatgaaaataattaaaaagttcAAGATCAATATGATCGCAAATGCACGATGCAAGTTATAGTATAATGTATAAAAATACGAATATCGTTCCTCGGTGACTGTATTACACGAATATTATTTCACTTATAGATTCAGCAAATGATTACTTCTAATTGATTTGTTAACTACTAGAATTTAAATAACTAAATAGTTCGAAGGTTAAATAACCAAgtaaaatgaatatttaaaatcaaataggaagtgaatttgttgggaatctcgATTCACCTACCTCTcgttattttcaataattaatctTGATTAATGTTCATTACCTTTGACAAGATTCTCTAAATAATTAACACACTTTCTCAAGCTATGTTAAACTAATTCGACATGATGAATTATTTGTCAACGGTGAATTGCATGCACGATCTATGGAATCTTCTAGCTTTCGACCTATtggactatgactatcaacgtgtattcaatttcatatgtctatgcaaattgtaaatccacggaTTATATTACTCGTTCCTAGTGCAACTTATTCTAaggaactcactcgcaatataaaatattatagctaGACTTCAATAATTCAAggaaaaacaataatataatcaagaataaaacacaATTCAATCATTAATTTAGGTCAAACAACTGTTCCGGGTATGATTCCCTTGAATCCCAACAAAACACGAGTTTAGCTAATAAAATTCATAGTATAATATGCAAcacaataattaaatgaaagtTCTTAAACTAAAAGTACTAGAATAATCGAGAAACAGAAGACATGTTGCTCGAAAATGCCGAATTCTTCAAGTTTACTCAACTCCGGTTCTTTTCTCCTCGTGTATGACTGCTCTCCTTTGCTGATAAAAACTGATATGCCCCCAAAAAACGTGTCCTAGGGTTTTTCAAGTAGGTAGCATTAAGAAAGAATGGAAAGaaatttatacatatttttttcttcttaatcGTTGGGGTGGATGGAATTTCCGGCCCCATCGCACTTGTCTCGCAAATCGGCTATTTTTTCTTATTGGGCGTACTAGGGCGGGAAATATTTTCCACCCTAGCGCGACTGTCTCGAATTTCTTTTCTTGGGCGCGCTAAGGCGGATAAAAGCCTTTGCCCCAGCGCGCCTGTCTCGCAGATTTCCTTCGGGTTTTGCAATTCCTTTTGGGGCGAAAAATTTCACCCACCCTAGCGCGCCTAGCTCGCATTTTTTTGCCTTCACGCCTCTTTTCTTGATCAGCATACCTACAAATCAAACTATAGCGTATAAAATTTGATCATGACGCATAATAGAGCTTACAGTAGACTAAATTTAActtaatataacaaaaattatgTATGAATGAAACTCAAAGGACacataaaacacgtaaaaatgaCACCTATCACAAGGCGAGGTGTTCGCATTAGTCATTACCGAAGCATGacacaaatttttaattttctaaaaaaatatatttatcttagaataaatatgttaaaatatggaATAATTAAGTTACAATGTcacacaaaacaaaaaataattattttgttcaTAGTAACTAGTAAAAtgatcaaaaaaatttcaatagtCCAAATCAAGTTCATCTCCTTCCATCGAATCATCGGAATCACCAGAATCTTCGGACTCTTATTTTTCTTGGTTTTCATGACTTTTTTGATtaacattaatttcttcttcctcttcatccAAAATAGATATGAAATCAGATTTTTCTGGTTGTTATGGATGTAGATGCCCTTGTCACGTTTGAAGAAGATGAAGCACGAGATCTAAAACCGTAAATCTGTTCACCAACCTTAGACACACGACCTACATCACCCCATATAAAATCATCATCCCCaaagaatatattattttcttcattGTCCAATTCCCCCATCAATCATTAATTGCTATCATCGATATTATCCAATGAAATAGGATCAATTTTGTCACGCAAATCATATCGACGTTTCAATGCCCTGTTATATTTCATGAAGACTGGATCAATCAAACGCTTCTGCGCCAACCTATTTCTTCTTGTCGAGTGAAGcttcgaaaatttgaaaataaattcattcttCATAAATTGTTCATAATAACAATCATAATTAATATGTCAAGACTCAAGAGTCAATTATTCaatgttaaaatttaaatacgCACATGCTGAAACATACTCCATTTCCGCTCACAACCAGAAGCACTACACGTAAAGTTGAGAATTCTCATATCAAAATCTTGCAATTGTGGGGTCGTAGAACTATAAGCCAACCACCATTCAGCTGCCAAACGAgatttctaaaatttcaaaattcaaatatttcaagttttcgACAATATGTCATGATcttgaaataaaaaaacaagaattacctggtgataatttatttatttgtctaATGGCCATAGAACTGCCAAGAAGTCCATCAGCGTTTTTATATTATTGACAAAGAAATAACCAAGTGGACCAACAATATTTGTCTTTTGACCTGAGAAAATAGGAGGGATAGCGGTGGAACTCGCTGTTGAACTTAACATTGGTTGTTTCTTTTTTTGAGAGATTGGAAACACGCCATCATCTTCCAAAATTTCCAATTGCTAAgcaaattcataaaaattaggattcatGTCTATTTGTTgcttgactttttttttaaatatgtaaactTGAATTTCAGTTCTAACATGCTCAAGACATTTTGGACATTCTTTAGCATTTCGATGGCCTCCGGCAAGATGTTGCTTGAGATGAAAAATTCCTCCATTGAGAGTTTTGCTACAAAAAACACATTGTATGGAATTAGTTTCTTTTGGATTGATTAATTTCACATAGTTCAAGCCAGTATCTTTTCAATTCTCCAAATTTTCATTAGTCGACAttaaactgaaaaaaaaattgcaaccatgaatttgtatattatataagtaattcattatatataataaCATAAATTAATAAACAATGCAGAAACCAAACAAAAACATTACAtagttaaaatttaaaattgaaataaaaataaagtaaaatttgCAACCATGAAATATGAATATACATGATTCCATGTGCTCGAAATAAattaatcttaaaaaaaatacctaAAAATTATCTTACTTGATTATTTGGAGCCTTCGGTCTTCACTGCTTTTTGTCTTCATCGTTTTTTTGCGACACTCTCTTCTTCTCAGTGTTGGGGCGTTGGGTTTCTAGGGTTTGGgttttttattttgaacaaataattaaaaaaaaattttcattttcaaaatgcaacttctctgttttttatttttaaaaaatttcactaAAAGCTTGCCCCTGAGGCGAGTCCTGGCGCGCACCTAGGCTTGCCTTAGTGAATCGTTGCTCCGGGATGACCCTAGCGCAACGTCATCTCCTGTTGGCGCGCGCCTGGGCTAGCCTTTGTGAATCGCTTCTCCTGGGATCCCAGTTGCAGGGTCCTCGCCTGGTGGCACCTCTCGCGCTCGCCTTTGACAACTATGATACAAACATCCATTGATATCCCATCATATTCATCCGGACCTACTGATGAATGTCTATAAACAGGTCTAACCTGAGGTGGTATAAAAGAACATACTGAAACCTTTTATCTGTTTTTATATAACTAGTCAAGATGTAGATAATTTGGTAATTTGATATTTCATCTGGTGCAATCATACAACATCCACTAAAATTCCAACAAAAACGCTATGTTTTCATTGTCCCTATCAACATTTGCACCAACTTATAACTCATGTGAAATGAAGTTGTATCCTTGGCTCTTATACCAATAATAACACCAAGCCAAAACAATTGCCCCTTGCTAGAATCAAAATGTGTCGTTTGagttgttgtatgatttaaaatgtttGACTTGCAcaataaaatgacaaaaatgaaGTTATGAGGTCACCAATTTCCTAGGAACATGTGTGATTTCTCCGTAGAAGATCATAAAATCGAGTTGACCCCTAAACATGTATTTTCTTTCAATCTTGTTGCTTCATAACATCATTTTATCACAAAATTGCAGTTTATGACATTACTATCGCGTACAAGAACAATTGTCCTACTTTCTTGGATAATGTGTTTGGCGTGGACCCTTCCGAGGTACACATGCACCTCCGACGGATCCCTCTGGAGGAAATCCCCTCTTCGGAATCAGAGATTGCTGCCTGGTTGATGGATGCGTTTCAACTCAAAGATCAGCTGCTCACTGATTTCATAGTTAATGGTCAATTTCCTAATCAAGGAACCGAAGATGAACTTTCGACACTCGGATGCATGGCCAACTGCGCATCAGTACTCGGTGTTACCGGTATCTTCACTTATCTCACCTTTTATTCGTTCCTTCTGTTTAAAGTCTATGTAGGATTATCTTGTGTTTACTTAGCTTTCGCTACTTATTTCAATGTTAGGCCATCtcctattttttgttttgaagaaaggTCAAATAAGAAATCATTGTAATAGAATTGTTTAATTCAAACAGAGTACATTTTTCCCActgttttaacatttttttgggTGCTCCAGTCTTATCTTTTCCCACTGTAATTTGAATGGTATCGACTAATTTTtgtctaaaaggaaaagaagtaatgcaaaaataataaatattgaatttgaatctactaataaaataatgtgtgtaaaatttttatgatttttaatttcttatttatatatatttagttaATGTTGAGATCTCTATACtaactaatttttaattaatttaatgaagtttatttaaaattacaattatattctcatttactatatttttaaatttatttttatctttatttatatttttaaatttttagatagtCTAT harbors:
- the LOC140965245 gene encoding probable 1-acyl-sn-glycerol-3-phosphate acyltransferase 4: MMEISKSLNSDKGLKHFPLTPFRIFRGLLCLAVYISTAFMFLVYFVPPAAVVARLFSVHYSRKLVTFLFGLWLGLWPFLFEKINKVKVIFSGEKAPLEKNVLIIANHRTEVDWMYLWNLALRKGCLGYIRYVLKSSLMKLPILGWGFHVFEFIPVERKWEVDEQVMRQMLSTFTNGQDPLWLVVFPEGTDFTDEKCRKSQKFAIENGLPVLKNVLLPKTRGLNTSLEILKGSLDAVYDITIAYKNNCPTFLDNVFGVDPSEVHMHLRRIPLEEIPSSESEIAAWLMDAFQLKDQLLTDFIVNGQFPNQGTEDELSTLGCMANCASVLGVTGIFTYLTFYSFLLFKVYVGLSCVYLAFATYFNVRPSPIFCFEERSNKKSL